The window GGGAAGGTCGTCTCGTTCAGCGCACGGGCGGCCGCCAGTCGTGCGTCGGTGGAGGACACGTCCGCAGAGACCGACGGAACGCCCGGCGCGTTCCCGGCCTCGTCGTCGTGATTCCCCAGCGCGACGACGGGTGCGACGGTCCCGGAGACCATCAGCACCGCCAGCGCGAGTGCGATCAGTTTCGTGCCACGGTTCGGCATCGTGTAGACGAGTCGTCAAATGTATCTTAAATCTATGGGTGTGAGATAGTTCGTTGAACAGTGTGATCGAACAGACTACGACGAACTCGGGTGAAACGATCCTCGGAGGGGACTCGAATCGCCGGCAGACGCCGGGGTCGACTCACAGTCGCGACAGCACCGCCGCACGCAGTCGGTCGCCAGCGACCGCGCCCTCGAAGTGACCGACGGGCCACACGTCCGGCGTCGTGTCACCGTACGAGGGCACTTGCGTCTCGAAGCGGTTGAGACAGTCGTACAGGCCCACGACGGGGTGGACGGTCGGGTGATCCCGGTCGGCCCACTCGTCGGCGAAGTTCAGACGCTCGCGGAGTCGGTCGGCACGGCGGCGCGCCGACCGGGCCGCCGGCCACGAGGAGAGGAAGATCTCGGCGTGTGCACACCCGGCGACGACCGGGACGTAGGCGTCCGCCGAGTCGAACGCGAGGTGGTGGCGGTTCGCCACGAAGCCGCCGAGACTGTAGCCCGCGACGACGCTCCGGCAGGGGCGACACCACGCGAGCAGACGCTCGGTCAGGTCGACCGCGACGGCCATCGTCGCCAGATAGCCCGACAGCGTCGCCCCGACCTCGGTGATCCCGCCGCGTCGGTCGTGCCCCGGCGCGCGGACGACGAGCAGGGTCGCGTCGTCGGGTACGTCGGGATGGAGCGCGTCGTCAGCCGACTGCGCGGTCCCGGCCCCGTCCGGTTCGTCGCCGAAGGCCACGTCGAAGGTGCGGTCGAAGGGGTACTCGCCGCCGCCGTGGTGCCAGACGACGGTGGGTGCACCCACGCCACCCCAGCGAGCGACCCGGACGCCGGCCGTCAGCGACCCGGCCAGCGTCTCGGCCGGCACGTCGTAACTCCCCTCGTACCCGCCGTCGCCGTCGAGTGACGGAGCGTCGCGCTCGTCCACGCCGTCGAGTGGGGACAGGTCGAGTTCGACCGCCTCGCGGTGAGCCTCGAAGGGTGGTGACTCGACGCCGTCCCGGAAGTACGGCCGGTGCGCGGTGAGTGTCCGAAACAGTGCGAGGAGGAGACGGTCGCGGAGGACCGACCGATTCAGCACCGACCGGGCGGGCGAGTCGTCGAGGCGGAGACTCGGGTGGAAACCGGACGGACCGGACACACTGGACGCACCGGACCCGTCGAGTACGTCGACTCCGTCGAACGAGTCGGATCGCTCGGAGTCGTCGACCCCGTCGGTCGTCTCACGCATCCCGCCGGTCGAACGCGGGCACGTCCTCGGGGAACCGTTCCCGGTTCTGCTCGTAGTACCGCGCGACGTAGCCGACGAACAGGAACTTCGTCGCCATCGACAGTGCGGTGGCGACGACGGTGGCGACCGGTCGTCTGCGGTAGGCCGCGTAGACCGCGTAGGCCGTGATCGGGCCGTTGACGTAGTTCAGCAGGTCGACAGCCCCGCGACCCTCGCGGTGCCGGTAGTACATGCGCTCGCCGAGGACGACGCGGGTCATCCACGCGTCGGCGTCGTCGGGCGGGGAGAACAACACGGGATTGAACACCGCGAACCCCAGCGCGAACGCGACGAGACGCGGTCGCCGGGTGTAGATGCCGGTCATCAGAATCGGAAGGGTGAGGACGCGCGACCAACCGCTGAGTGGGTTCGCGTGGCGTGCCCACAGCGCGTCGGTGAGTCGGCTCCCGTTCGTCTCGGCGGCGTGGGTTCCGGCACTCTCGGCGGCGGTCGCTGGGTCGGTGTCGCTGTCGGTCCCGTCTCTGTCTCCGCCGGGGTCGTCCGTCGACTCGTCGGCGTCGTCTGGCTGGGGGTTCACGAATAGAAAAACGAAACGTTCCTGTATATTTCTACCGGTCACCGGTGGGACCGTCGCTCGGCCGGGAGCGCGCCGACTCACTCGCGGTCGGGGATGGCGAACACGCTGGCGTGGCGGGCGACGAGTCCGGTCGCGCGACCGAGCGTCCACGCGAGGAGGTTACACAGGTTGCACACGACCAAGAGGAGCACGAGACCGGCCCCGGCGACCAGCAGCGCCTCCGGGAGCGTGTCGACGACCCACTCGCCGGACTGGACGACGATGCCGGCGTCGACGGTGTAGAAGCCGTCGACGTAGCTGAGTTCCAGCCCCTCCGGGAGCACGAACCGGACCTCGGCGGCGGGGTCGTCGTAGATGAAGGGCGCGACCAGGAACACCGTGGGGACCACGGTCCCGACTGTCAGGACGACGAACGCGGCGATGCCGACGGGGAACTTGGCGAGGACCGCGAGAACCGACAGGTACGTCCC of the Salinirubrum litoreum genome contains:
- a CDS encoding DUF6653 family protein codes for the protein MNPQPDDADESTDDPGGDRDGTDSDTDPATAAESAGTHAAETNGSRLTDALWARHANPLSGWSRVLTLPILMTGIYTRRPRLVAFALGFAVFNPVLFSPPDDADAWMTRVVLGERMYYRHREGRGAVDLLNYVNGPITAYAVYAAYRRRPVATVVATALSMATKFLFVGYVARYYEQNRERFPEDVPAFDRRDA